One Succinivibrio dextrinosolvens DNA window includes the following coding sequences:
- the nifU gene encoding Fe-S cluster assembly protein NifU, with protein sequence MWDYTDKVKDHFLHPRNARVIEDANAVGDVGSIICGDALRLMLKIDPVTEVIEDASFQTYGCGSAIASSSALTEMLKGKTLKEAEKITNQEIVDYLGGLPPEKMHCSVMGREALDAAIANYHGQSYENSHDDGELVCHCFGVGINKIKKAVWENHLTTVEEVTNYTKAGGGCGSCKMRIEEIIDEVWVDLEKCGVPRPGHVPTPIPSITVSTSTTSSPAFSSIGTVASAKSASAAVNAQIDEKTKSSPIYEDVVKILKEVSDGLTDGSKVELDAISGADVIVKLEGPAASGMMKDMTLGYLKQKLTDGTGRQINVTTR encoded by the coding sequence ATGTGGGATTACACAGATAAAGTTAAAGATCATTTCCTGCATCCACGCAATGCTCGTGTTATTGAGGATGCTAATGCCGTTGGCGATGTGGGTTCAATCATCTGCGGTGATGCATTAAGACTGATGCTTAAGATTGACCCTGTAACCGAGGTTATTGAGGATGCTTCATTCCAGACTTACGGCTGCGGAAGCGCCATTGCCTCCTCATCAGCTCTAACCGAGATGCTGAAGGGTAAGACCTTAAAGGAAGCTGAAAAGATCACCAATCAGGAGATCGTTGATTATCTTGGTGGTCTTCCTCCTGAGAAAATGCACTGCTCAGTAATGGGGCGTGAAGCTCTGGATGCCGCTATTGCCAACTATCATGGTCAGTCCTATGAGAATTCCCATGATGACGGTGAGCTGGTATGTCACTGTTTTGGTGTTGGCATCAATAAGATTAAGAAGGCTGTTTGGGAAAACCATTTAACTACTGTTGAGGAAGTTACAAACTATACCAAGGCAGGCGGTGGCTGCGGCAGCTGCAAGATGAGAATTGAAGAGATCATTGATGAGGTCTGGGTTGATCTTGAGAAATGCGGTGTACCTCGTCCAGGTCACGTTCCAACACCAATTCCATCAATTACTGTTTCAACCTCAACAACTTCATCTCCAGCATTCAGCTCTATCGGAACCGTTGCCTCTGCTAAGAGTGCCTCTGCTGCAGTAAATGCTCAGATTGATGAGAAGACCAAGTCTTCACCTATCTATGAGGATGTAGTCAAGATCCTGAAGGAAGTCAGTGACGGTTTAACTGATGGTTCAAAGGTTGAGCTTGATGCCATTTCCGGAGCTGATGTGATTGTTAAGCTTGAAGGTCCTGCAGCTTCCGGCATGATGAAGGATATGACCTTGGGCTATCTCAAGCAGAAGCTTACAGACGGTACCGGTCGTCAGATCAATGTAACCACCAGATAA
- a CDS encoding GGDEF domain-containing protein: MQFGLDFYTLNRSFQFFYGHSLIYLVLAAYFVIRRIKYSEKSNRTSNTYLITRICNMLIVQSVAIGLFSSLNVLIYDVEIDVTSSGWVDRLFLILTLSILFLNSVFPYYLFIVMRKQLHSIGTFQGMLNRTAFVLVSLFGLVFSAFVLKLMIYSAEVLATPFCRAFYRVVICLSLAQFLCFLLTIKDVHVFVSELLHGVFLSRRAARVGVILFVYVPTFIWPVTVIFNLPIFFISLVAFVFVVHMVSQSRAVSRDFLTGMNNRNELYRYLSRLFEREEDLTSALNLIFIDINKFKSINDTYGHTQGDKALICLADCLRKSAFSKDCFLSRYAGDEFIVVIKENPENTVSKFIDSLNRNIQKANTTNTDPYRLSIAIGSVSYSEEFDTVEKFIEAADRRMYDKKAESEKISRQLI, encoded by the coding sequence ATGCAGTTTGGATTGGATTTCTATACACTGAATCGATCATTTCAGTTTTTTTATGGTCATTCGCTTATATACCTGGTTCTGGCTGCATATTTTGTTATCAGAAGAATCAAGTATTCTGAAAAATCCAACCGAACCTCAAATACATACCTTATCACCAGAATATGCAATATGCTGATTGTACAAAGTGTGGCAATCGGTCTTTTTTCATCTTTAAATGTTCTAATCTATGATGTCGAGATAGATGTTACGTCTTCTGGCTGGGTGGATCGGCTTTTTCTGATTCTGACTTTATCAATACTGTTTCTAAACAGTGTCTTTCCTTACTATCTGTTTATTGTTATGCGAAAGCAGCTTCACAGCATTGGTACATTTCAGGGAATGCTGAATAGAACTGCTTTTGTGCTGGTCAGTCTTTTCGGTCTGGTCTTTTCTGCTTTTGTCCTAAAACTGATGATTTATTCTGCAGAGGTTCTTGCAACTCCGTTCTGTCGGGCTTTTTACAGGGTAGTAATCTGTCTGTCCTTAGCTCAGTTTCTGTGTTTCCTTTTAACTATTAAGGATGTGCATGTCTTCGTTTCAGAACTTCTGCATGGAGTGTTTCTTTCAAGACGAGCTGCCAGAGTTGGCGTGATACTGTTTGTCTATGTGCCAACGTTTATATGGCCTGTTACGGTTATTTTTAATCTGCCTATTTTCTTTATTTCTCTGGTGGCCTTTGTATTTGTGGTGCATATGGTTTCTCAGTCTCGAGCCGTATCCAGAGATTTTCTGACCGGAATGAACAACCGTAATGAGCTTTACCGCTATCTTTCAAGACTTTTTGAAAGGGAAGAGGATCTTACCTCTGCGCTTAATCTTATCTTTATTGATATAAACAAGTTCAAAAGCATTAATGATACCTACGGTCATACCCAGGGAGACAAGGCTCTGATATGTCTTGCGGACTGTCTGCGTAAATCTGCTTTTTCCAAGGACTGTTTCCTAAGCCGCTATGCCGGAGATGAATTTATTGTGGTAATAAAGGAGAATCCAGAGAATACTGTAAGTAAGTTTATTGATTCTCTGAACAGAAATATCCAAAAAGCCAACACAACCAATACTGATCCTTATCGTCTTTCAATTGCCATAGGCTCAGTCAGCTACAGTGAGGAATTTGATACTGTAGAGAAGTTCATTGAGGCTGCTGACAGAAGGATGTATGACAAGAAAGCTGAAAGTGAAAAAATCTCCAGACAGCTTATTTAG
- a CDS encoding pyridoxal phosphate-dependent aminotransferase has translation MKNYCADLEAILAAIDSRTRIIAFANPSNPIGTAISSKDMYNFLKKVPKETLVVIDEAYNEFNRGDDSFEDTAKWLDEFENLIVSRTFSKAYGLAGLRVGYMLANPEITSILNRLRAPFNVNIAALAAACAALDDKEFLDKTVENNTRERVRYAEFCKKNSLFMIPSFANFVAIDFKDYDASAIADRLLHMGVIVRPLLGYKLKTILRISIGTPHENDRFFKCVETILKDMKN, from the coding sequence TTGAAGAACTACTGTGCGGATCTTGAGGCTATTCTTGCAGCAATCGACAGCAGAACCAGAATAATTGCCTTTGCAAATCCATCCAACCCAATTGGAACCGCTATTTCATCAAAGGATATGTACAACTTTCTCAAAAAGGTTCCAAAGGAGACTCTGGTTGTAATTGATGAGGCATACAATGAGTTCAACCGCGGGGATGATTCCTTTGAGGATACTGCAAAGTGGCTTGATGAGTTTGAAAATCTGATTGTATCCCGCACCTTCTCAAAAGCTTATGGCCTTGCCGGATTACGTGTCGGCTATATGCTGGCCAATCCGGAGATTACTTCTATTCTGAATCGTCTGAGAGCTCCTTTTAATGTAAATATCGCTGCCTTAGCTGCAGCCTGCGCCGCTTTAGATGATAAGGAATTTTTAGATAAGACTGTAGAGAACAATACCCGTGAGCGCGTAAGATATGCGGAGTTCTGTAAAAAGAACAGTCTTTTCATGATCCCTTCCTTTGCTAATTTTGTGGCTATCGACTTTAAGGATTATGATGCGTCCGCAATTGCTGATCGTCTGTTACACATGGGCGTGATCGTAAGACCTCTTTTAGGCTACAAGCTTAAGACTATTCTTAGAATATCCATTGGAACACCACATGAGAATGACAGATTCTTTAAGTGTGTTGAAACAATACTTAAGGACATGAAGAATTGA
- a CDS encoding lysozyme inhibitor LprI family protein, with protein MSGKNLLLGSVIVFSSIFVNLSFAEEEAYDNEYFVAQLKSQIQEEEDKVKKLRSLLDNYQKGLVDEKKIGTIQAQIFAGKNPAQLKFYVKSLFGQDYKEGTTNIIIPIGYRLEADPREGLYFRNCVLDSLSMAEAADCASTVEKMVNEELDTAYNRLKMQCRERGCDDALMNMQNSWLTYRENSYRFMEAFAGRNFTQTDNEVQKNFWNEELIKQLKVLKNINSLMESDR; from the coding sequence ATGTCTGGAAAAAATCTATTGCTTGGCTCTGTGATTGTCTTCAGCTCCATATTTGTAAACCTGTCATTTGCTGAAGAGGAAGCTTACGACAATGAATATTTTGTTGCTCAGCTAAAAAGTCAGATTCAGGAGGAAGAAGACAAGGTCAAAAAACTTAGGTCGCTTCTGGATAATTATCAGAAAGGACTGGTGGATGAAAAGAAGATCGGTACCATTCAGGCTCAGATCTTTGCCGGTAAAAATCCAGCACAGCTGAAATTCTACGTAAAGAGTCTGTTTGGACAGGATTACAAAGAGGGCACAACCAATATAATTATTCCTATAGGTTACCGCCTTGAAGCAGATCCAAGAGAAGGTCTTTATTTCAGAAACTGTGTTCTGGATTCTCTGTCAATGGCAGAGGCTGCTGACTGTGCAAGTACTGTAGAGAAAATGGTTAATGAGGAACTTGATACTGCCTATAACCGCCTAAAAATGCAGTGCAGGGAGCGTGGCTGTGACGATGCTCTTATGAATATGCAGAACTCATGGCTCACCTACAGAGAAAACAGCTATAGATTTATGGAAGCCTTTGCAGGCCGGAATTTTACTCAGACAGACAATGAGGTGCAGAAGAATTTCTGGAATGAGGAGCTGATAAAACAGTTAAAGGTTTTAAAGAATATCAATTCGTTAATGGAATCTGACAGGTAG
- a CDS encoding DUF1349 domain-containing protein codes for MLNEKLVWTRPPKKFSINNEKIEIFTDPHTDLWQKTYYLFCNDNAPLLQLESDDRFFSFTVKTDFHDSHKRFDQCGIVMYLDSENWLKASVEYENTSFQHLGSVVTNNGYSDWATTVIPADIKKVWYRLSRREMDFRIESSFDGINFSQMRICHMTEAKNKIRFGVYACSPEDSSFKAVFSELKLSECVWKAHDGQKPD; via the coding sequence ATGCTTAATGAAAAACTGGTGTGGACCAGACCGCCTAAGAAATTCTCGATAAACAACGAGAAAATTGAGATTTTCACTGATCCTCATACTGATCTGTGGCAGAAAACCTATTACCTTTTCTGCAACGATAATGCTCCATTGCTGCAGCTAGAAAGTGATGACAGGTTCTTTTCCTTTACCGTAAAAACAGATTTTCATGATAGTCATAAGCGCTTTGATCAGTGCGGAATTGTCATGTATCTTGATTCTGAAAACTGGCTTAAAGCTTCTGTTGAGTACGAGAATACTAGTTTTCAGCACCTCGGTTCTGTAGTTACCAATAATGGTTATTCAGACTGGGCAACAACTGTGATTCCTGCTGACATAAAAAAAGTATGGTATCGGTTATCAAGACGAGAAATGGATTTCAGGATAGAATCCTCTTTTGACGGTATTAACTTCAGTCAGATGCGTATTTGTCATATGACTGAGGCAAAAAACAAAATCAGGTTCGGTGTCTATGCCTGCAGTCCTGAGGATTCCTCATTCAAGGCTGTTTTTTCAGAATTAAAGCTGTCTGAATGTGTCTGGAAAGCTCACGACGGACAGAAACCGGACTAA
- the nifS gene encoding cysteine desulfurase NifS — translation MNTMDLGVGLGGIYLDNNATTQIDPKVVEAMLPYLNVYFGNASSQHGFGVPVEKAIEKAREQVADFLGAEHPDEIIFTSCATESDNTALWSALWSQKGKTEIITTPVEHPAIMQTCDFLASHGAIIKYLKVSGKGDIDLDEFESLLTPQTALASVMWANNETGNIYPVPELAEIAYKHGVMFHTDAVQAVSKIPVDLKNTKINMLSFSGHKIHAPKGIGVLYVRRGTRFIPFMKGGHQERGRRAGTENVPYIVGLGVACELAKKHLDEVSSRVRALRDKLQQGILSSIPECFVTGDESRRTDNTLNVAFKFVEGEAILLMLNEYGIAASSGSACSSDSLEPSHVMRAMNVPFSAAHGTIRFSLSRFTTEDEINKTLEVLPQIISTLRSMSPYWKEGKPQIQGLDHEFDADSDEVRA, via the coding sequence ATGAATACAATGGATTTAGGCGTAGGTCTGGGGGGCATCTACCTGGACAATAACGCCACTACTCAGATTGATCCTAAGGTTGTTGAAGCAATGCTTCCATACCTTAATGTTTACTTTGGCAACGCATCATCTCAACATGGTTTCGGTGTACCAGTAGAAAAGGCTATTGAAAAGGCTCGTGAACAGGTTGCAGACTTTTTAGGTGCAGAGCATCCGGATGAAATTATCTTTACTTCCTGCGCAACAGAGTCTGATAATACGGCTTTATGGTCTGCTCTATGGTCTCAGAAGGGCAAGACTGAAATTATCACCACCCCGGTTGAACATCCTGCAATTATGCAGACCTGTGATTTTCTTGCCTCACATGGTGCCATCATCAAGTATCTGAAGGTTTCTGGAAAGGGAGATATAGATCTTGATGAGTTTGAAAGTCTTCTGACTCCTCAGACAGCTCTTGCTTCTGTAATGTGGGCTAACAATGAGACTGGTAATATCTATCCTGTACCAGAGCTTGCCGAAATTGCCTATAAGCACGGAGTCATGTTCCATACTGATGCGGTTCAGGCTGTATCAAAGATCCCTGTTGATCTGAAGAATACCAAAATCAACATGCTGTCTTTCTCCGGACACAAGATTCATGCTCCTAAGGGCATCGGTGTTCTGTATGTACGCAGAGGCACCCGTTTCATTCCTTTCATGAAGGGCGGTCATCAAGAGCGCGGTCGTCGTGCCGGTACCGAGAATGTACCTTATATTGTAGGTTTAGGTGTAGCCTGTGAGTTGGCTAAAAAACACCTTGATGAGGTAAGCTCAAGAGTAAGAGCTCTGCGTGACAAGCTACAGCAGGGCATTCTGTCTTCAATTCCTGAGTGCTTTGTAACCGGAGATGAGTCAAGACGAACCGATAATACACTGAATGTAGCTTTCAAGTTTGTTGAAGGCGAGGCTATTCTTTTAATGCTAAATGAGTATGGAATTGCCGCTTCTTCAGGTTCTGCCTGCTCATCAGATTCACTCGAGCCATCTCATGTGATGAGAGCAATGAATGTTCCTTTCTCAGCTGCTCACGGAACAATTCGTTTCTCATTATCACGCTTCACTACTGAGGATGAAATCAACAAGACTCTTGAAGTTCTTCCTCAGATCATCTCAACCCTTCGCAGTATGTCCCCATACTGGAAGGAAGGTAAGCCTCAGATTCAGGGACTTGACCATGAGTTTGATGCTGACAGTGATGAAGTAAGAGCCTAA
- the aroA gene encoding 3-phosphoshikimate 1-carboxyvinyltransferase, which translates to MKTASLRLKKIQSVSGQVIMPGSKSLSNRALLVSAMAKGRTRLLNVLKSDDTQRMIEALKQLGVNLNNVTGATDVTGIDGVFDNGLNQLTLDLGNAGTAMRPLCAALSVSSGVFTLTGEPRMMERPIGPLTEALKEIGCNIEYLNNDGFPPLQIRGTTPKKHSIRVSGDTSSQFITALLMTAPVCGGLDISVSGDLISKPYVDLTVKLIEKFGAKVHRNGYSSFKVEGSGYTSPGSYLIEGDATGATYFAAAAAIKGQLEIYGLPADSVQGDIRFFDVLKKMGAKVTRQENSILVKSGKLHGIEIDMNAMPDAAMTLVPLAMYTDSPVVIKNIASWRVKETDRIDAMVKEMTKLGVKVESGDDWISIDSSSRNDTTPFFDTYNDHRMAMCMSLIAFDREVVINDPDCIRKTFPTYFTLLNSVSKN; encoded by the coding sequence TTGAAAACAGCTTCACTAAGATTAAAGAAGATTCAGTCTGTCAGCGGACAGGTAATAATGCCGGGCTCTAAGAGTCTGTCAAACCGTGCGCTTTTGGTTTCAGCTATGGCCAAAGGCAGAACCAGGCTTTTAAATGTTTTAAAATCAGATGATACCCAACGTATGATCGAGGCATTAAAACAGCTTGGCGTAAATCTGAACAATGTTACCGGTGCGACTGATGTAACCGGTATTGATGGTGTTTTTGATAATGGTTTAAACCAGCTGACACTTGATCTGGGCAATGCCGGTACTGCCATGAGACCTTTATGTGCAGCGCTGTCAGTATCTTCTGGCGTGTTTACTCTAACCGGTGAACCTCGTATGATGGAACGCCCAATCGGACCTTTAACCGAGGCTTTAAAGGAAATCGGCTGCAACATCGAGTACCTCAATAACGACGGTTTCCCTCCTCTGCAGATCAGAGGTACAACTCCAAAGAAACACTCAATCCGTGTCAGCGGAGATACTTCAAGTCAGTTTATTACAGCACTTTTAATGACTGCTCCGGTATGCGGCGGTCTTGATATTTCCGTAAGCGGTGATCTGATCTCAAAACCATATGTGGATTTGACAGTAAAGCTGATTGAAAAGTTTGGAGCAAAGGTTCACCGTAATGGCTATTCCTCCTTTAAGGTCGAAGGTAGCGGTTATACCTCACCTGGTTCTTACCTGATCGAGGGGGATGCTACAGGTGCAACCTATTTTGCTGCGGCTGCCGCCATCAAAGGTCAGCTTGAGATTTATGGGCTGCCTGCAGATAGTGTCCAAGGCGATATCAGATTTTTTGATGTTCTAAAGAAGATGGGCGCCAAGGTTACCCGTCAGGAGAATTCAATTCTGGTTAAATCAGGTAAGCTTCACGGTATAGAGATTGATATGAACGCCATGCCTGATGCAGCTATGACTCTGGTTCCTCTGGCAATGTATACTGATTCTCCTGTTGTCATTAAGAATATCGCCAGCTGGAGAGTCAAGGAGACCGATCGTATTGACGCTATGGTTAAGGAGATGACCAAGCTTGGGGTAAAGGTTGAATCCGGGGATGACTGGATCAGCATTGATTCCTCATCACGCAATGATACAACTCCTTTCTTTGATACCTATAACGATCATCGAATGGCAATGTGTATGTCTCTGATTGCCTTTGACCGAGAAGTTGTTATCAATGATCCAGATTGCATCAGAAAAACTTTCCCAACTTACTTTACTCTTCTAAACTCAGTATCAAAGAACTAA
- a CDS encoding GGDEF domain-containing protein: MGILAGKLWLLLFSTLMLMPMLYNNIKTEGRSFGIHAIAIVSVFSTMLLRVIVIGVSGFNFEYLNPYVFVLLWQLSVLLAVVSVFYLVLNELKEKFLRYSNTNDWRYLVPGLFEAGLLVLFNFHSMLMVDKREIIDSATSISLYFIVNFYVIVGAWLCYKSYLYNLDFDIKYIARKHFYYYLVLGIALFGQQMLFNDVEVGFSLAAFLFFNYMTRSRTLISQDPLSGVNNRVSFSKYINNVFINKDHSGAYIVFIDIDHFKQINDTYGHIEGDEAISLVGKTLKSIAGEHNAFVARMGGDEFVLITQTQDEETVKSIIQSISFELEERLIFSDKKYEVSVSCGYVYAEPNSRNIKELVSKADKQMYKEKLKKKEASQDAVF, from the coding sequence GTGGGAATATTAGCTGGAAAACTTTGGCTTCTGCTGTTTTCAACACTGATGCTGATGCCAATGTTATATAACAATATAAAAACGGAAGGAAGATCCTTCGGCATTCACGCAATAGCAATTGTCTCAGTTTTTTCTACAATGCTTCTCAGAGTCATTGTAATTGGTGTTTCCGGTTTTAATTTTGAGTATTTAAATCCATATGTTTTTGTTCTGCTATGGCAGCTGAGTGTACTGCTGGCGGTAGTGTCTGTTTTCTATCTGGTTTTAAATGAATTAAAGGAAAAGTTTCTTAGATACTCCAATACTAATGACTGGCGCTATCTGGTGCCGGGACTGTTTGAGGCTGGTCTTTTAGTTCTGTTCAATTTCCATTCTATGCTTATGGTAGATAAAAGGGAGATTATTGATTCCGCCACCTCTATAAGCCTCTATTTCATTGTCAATTTCTATGTAATTGTTGGTGCCTGGCTTTGCTACAAGTCCTATCTGTATAATCTGGATTTCGACATTAAATATATAGCCAGAAAACACTTTTACTATTATCTGGTTCTGGGTATTGCACTGTTTGGTCAGCAGATGCTTTTCAACGATGTGGAAGTTGGTTTTTCTCTGGCTGCTTTCCTGTTCTTTAACTACATGACCAGATCCCGCACTCTGATTTCTCAGGATCCGCTCTCGGGTGTCAATAACCGTGTAAGTTTCAGCAAGTACATTAACAATGTATTTATCAACAAGGATCATTCAGGCGCCTACATTGTTTTCATAGATATAGACCACTTCAAGCAGATCAATGATACATACGGTCATATCGAAGGTGATGAGGCAATTTCTCTTGTAGGAAAGACTCTAAAGAGTATTGCCGGTGAGCACAATGCATTTGTGGCCAGAATGGGCGGTGATGAGTTTGTGCTGATTACTCAGACTCAGGATGAGGAGACTGTTAAGAGTATTATTCAGAGCATATCCTTTGAGCTTGAGGAACGTCTGATTTTTTCAGATAAGAAATATGAAGTTTCTGTAAGCTGTGGCTATGTATATGCAGAACCAAACTCCAGAAATATCAAGGAGCTTGTTTCCAAGGCAGACAAACAGATGTATAAGGAAAAACTGAAGAAAAAGGAAGCTTCTCAAGATGCTGTCTTTTAG
- a CDS encoding GGDEF domain-containing protein, whose product MLILCSVIHHDKPRLNSCTRISINAAYLLLLHSVAYAVFCILFYVTDKYHLGNVKGIRFALVIVGLLTNYMSFVYPYILLYLIRHFYSRNTYVRGSNFRIFTTFFILCTLIFFAAIGYTTCLVYLEAPLSTVFLHNLDDAIVLAGIISFAVALPDFHKFIYQLLQGTYFSRRGIYIALGAILYLQFLLLPLNFLFYAPVMYMFTVILVYVIHVISQQKEVSVDFLTGMNNRNSLMKYLDRLFIKRSELDASFKLMVITIDDFKNLNNNYGHEAGDKTLISVANCLKSAAPANGMFLCRFLRDEFVAVIHEVPEFNIEDYINILNKKISELNSIRNDNIELSLSIGYVAYSHDLKDQNSFIHEAKANMFKQQELKRITKIRESTAIL is encoded by the coding sequence ATGCTGATTCTCTGCAGCGTGATTCACCATGATAAGCCTCGCCTTAATTCCTGCACCAGAATCAGTATAAATGCCGCTTATCTGCTGCTGCTTCATTCCGTTGCCTACGCTGTTTTCTGTATTCTTTTCTATGTAACTGACAAATATCATTTAGGTAACGTGAAAGGAATTCGCTTTGCACTGGTGATTGTTGGTCTTCTGACCAATTACATGTCCTTTGTCTATCCTTATATACTGCTGTATCTAATCAGGCATTTCTACAGTCGCAATACTTATGTCAGAGGTTCCAATTTCAGGATCTTTACCACTTTCTTTATTCTCTGTACTCTGATCTTTTTTGCGGCAATCGGCTACACTACCTGTCTGGTTTATCTTGAGGCTCCTCTGAGTACTGTTTTTCTGCATAACCTTGATGACGCGATCGTGCTTGCCGGTATCATTTCCTTTGCTGTGGCGCTGCCTGATTTTCATAAGTTTATCTATCAGCTGCTGCAGGGCACTTATTTCTCAAGGAGAGGAATATATATAGCCTTAGGCGCAATTCTGTATCTGCAGTTCCTGCTGCTTCCATTAAACTTCCTGTTCTATGCGCCTGTGATGTATATGTTTACGGTGATTCTGGTATATGTGATTCATGTTATTTCTCAGCAGAAAGAGGTTTCTGTGGATTTTCTCACCGGCATGAACAACCGCAATTCCCTGATGAAATATCTGGACAGACTTTTTATAAAACGTTCAGAACTTGATGCAAGTTTCAAACTTATGGTCATTACCATTGACGATTTTAAGAATCTCAACAATAATTATGGACATGAGGCAGGGGATAAGACTCTTATCAGTGTGGCCAACTGTCTTAAGAGTGCTGCACCGGCAAATGGTATGTTTCTGTGCCGTTTCCTAAGAGATGAGTTTGTGGCAGTAATACATGAAGTGCCAGAATTCAATATTGAAGATTATATCAACATATTAAACAAGAAAATATCAGAGTTGAACAGCATTAGAAACGATAATATAGAGCTGTCTCTGTCTATTGGGTATGTGGCATATAGCCATGATTTAAAAGATCAGAATTCCTTCATTCATGAGGCTAAGGCAAATATGTTTAAGCAGCAGGAACTGAAGAGAATTACAAAAATCAGAGAAAGCACCGCTATTCTCTGA
- a CDS encoding aminotransferase class I/II-fold pyridoxal phosphate-dependent enzyme, with product MTQYSSFANGGITLIKPYQAGKPIEEVQRELGLSDVIKLASNENPFGMSQMAKKAAFEAIEQGNLYPDSNGYYLKQKLLSKFGYNPERITLGAGSNELINLLFEAFVNKDVNVIFPEYSFVVYPMETTVNGALARLSL from the coding sequence ATGACACAGTACAGTTCATTTGCTAATGGTGGCATAACTTTAATAAAACCATACCAGGCAGGAAAGCCTATCGAAGAGGTTCAGCGCGAACTGGGGCTTTCTGACGTAATCAAACTAGCTTCAAATGAAAATCCATTCGGCATGAGTCAGATGGCCAAAAAAGCCGCTTTTGAGGCAATTGAGCAGGGTAATCTGTATCCTGACTCAAACGGCTATTACCTCAAGCAGAAGCTTCTTTCAAAGTTCGGTTATAATCCGGAGAGAATTACCTTAGGCGCAGGTTCAAATGAACTTATAAATCTTCTGTTTGAAGCTTTTGTCAACAAAGATGTAAATGTAATCTTCCCTGAATACTCATTTGTGGTATATCCGATGGAAACTACTGTAAACGGGGCTTTAGCCAGGTTATCCCTTTGA